A single Panthera tigris isolate Pti1 chromosome A3, P.tigris_Pti1_mat1.1, whole genome shotgun sequence DNA region contains:
- the AFTPH gene encoding aftiphilin isoform X3, whose protein sequence is MEPDIIRMYSSSPPPLDNGAEDDDDDEFGEFGGFSEVSPSGVGFVDFDTPDYTRPKEEFVPSNHFMPIHDFSENVDSLTSFKSIKNGNDKDITAELSSPVKGQSDILLSTTSKEIISSKTLDTSIDGIESPGDLNTIVKQRQNVGTPESFSPGDFRTDMNVVHQNKQLESCNGEKPPCLEILTNGFAVLETVNPQGTDDLDTEADSKGRKPLSTHSTDYNLDCAPSPAEEFADFATFSKKERIQLEDTGCAVLNDREALTIQENNKINRVSELSSVKALSLGRSFDDKGDIDGEDQVCVSEISIMSTRGFSTEKQGLPTLQQDEFLKSVQSKPWSLADSADNSEASMRECKTEEKLDLFTSKCADLCMDSIKTSDADDEVGSSKEESKKFTDSQSPSIDPTEENVLDDSLSVKNGDSSNDFVTCNDTNEDDFGDFGTASGTTPPFVTGTQDSMSDITFEESSEHFPHFSEPGDDFGEFGDTNAVSCQDEILFTESDLKQTSDSLSEECKLVGKSSGTGTDTVSKLEIEQEGEFGDFDSVPNIREDRSAFQDSDDFADFSSAGPSQVVDWNAFEDGQKDSCSWATFGDQQAAESHHRKEAWQSHRTDEKIDTPGTPKMHNVPLATSKGAVAGGHLQETATSVQTALLNRLERIFEACFPSIFIPDTEEEVTSLKHLLETSTFPIKTREALAESGELLDVWTELQDIHDAHGLRYQWGGSHSNKKLLCSLGIDTRNILFTGNKKQPVIVPMYAAGLGMLEPTKEPLKPLSAAEKIASIGQTNTMSPEMNTCTSDQFQVWIQSCMS, encoded by the exons ATGGAGCCAGACATCATTCGAATGTACTCTTCATCCCCACCACCACTAGACAATGGAGccgaggatgatgatgatgatgaatttGGGGAATTTGGTGGGTTTTCAGAAGTTAGCCCTTCTGGTGTAGGATTTGTTGACTTTGATACACCAGATTATACTCGTCCCAAGGAAGAGTTTGTACCTTCAAACCATTTTATGCCAATTCATGATTTCTCAGAAAATGTAGATAGCCTTACTAGCTTTAAATCCATTAAGAATGGTAATGATAAAGACATCACTGCTGAACTTTCTTCTCCTGTGAAAGGACAGTCTGACATTTTACTTTCTACCACCagcaaagaaataatttcatctaAAACTTTAGATACTTCCATTGATGGCATAGAAAGTCCAGGAGATTTAAATACTATAGTGAAGCAGAGACAGAATGTTGGAACACCTGAAAGTTTCTCTCCAGGAGATTTTAGAACTGATATGAATGTTGTTCATCAAAACAAGCAGTTAGAGAGCTGCAATGGTGAAAAGCCTCCTTGTCTGGAGATTCTAACAAACGGGTTTGCAGTATTGGAAACTGTAAATCCTCAGGGAACAGATGATCTGGACACCGAAGCCGATTCAAAAGGACGAAAGCCTCTTAGCACTCATAGTACTGACTATAACTTAGACTGTGCACCTAGTCCTGCTGAGGAATTTGCAGATTTTGCTacattttccaaaaaggaaaggaTACAACTAGAAGATACAGGATGTGCAGTTTTAAATGATAGAGAAGCATTAACCattcaggaaaataataaaattaatagagtCAGTGAACTGAGTTCTGTAAAAGCACTGTCTTTGGGTAGAAGCTTTGATGATAAAGGAGACATTGATGGAGAGGATCAGGTTTGTGTTTCAGAAATAAGCATAATGAGTACCAGAGGTTTCAGTACTGAAAAACAAGGCCTTCCAACATTGCAAcaggatgaatttttaaaatcagttcaaTCAAAGCCTTGGAGTTTGGCAGACTCAGCTGATAATTCAGAAGCCAGTATGAGAGAATGTAAAACTGAGGAAAAACTTGATTTGTTTACTTCTAAGTGTGCTGACCTATGCATGGATTCTATTAAAACTTCTGATGCTGATGATGAAGTTGGTTCTtccaaagaagaaagtaaaaagtttACCGATTCCCAAAGCCCCAGCATTGATCCTACAGAAGAAAATGTTCTGGATGATTCTTTAAGTGTAAAAAATGGTGACAGTAGTAATGACTTTGTGACTTGCAATGATACTAACGAGGATGATTTTGGTGACTTCGGCACAGCCAGTGGCACAACTCCACCTTTTGTTACTGGTACCCAAGATTCAATGAGCGATATCACTTTCGAAGAGTCCTCAGAGCACTTTCCACATTTTAGTGAACCAGGTGATGACTTTGGAGAATTTGGGGATACAAATGCTGTTTCTTGCCAAGATGAAATTCTATTTACTGAGTCCGACCTAAAACAGACTTCTGATAGTTTATCAGAGGAATGTAAGTTGGTGGGAAAGTCTTCTGGGACAGGCACTGATACTGTTTCAAAACTGGAAATTGAGCAAGAAGGTGAATTTGGAGATTTTGATTCTGTGCCAAATATTCGAGAGGACCGCAGTGCTTTTCAAGACTCTGATGATTTTGCGGACTTCAGTTCAGCTGGGCCTAGCCAAGTTGTAGATTGGAATGCCTTTGAGGATGGACAGAAAGATAGTTGCTCTTGGGCTACTTTTGGAGACCAGCAGGCTGCTGAATCTCACCATCGAAAGGAAGCCTGGCAGTCACATAGGACAGATGAAAAGATTGATACTCCAGGAACCCCCAAAATGCACAATGTCCCTTTAGCAACTTCCAAAGGAGCAGTTGCTGGTGGCCATTTACAGGAAACAGCCACTTCAGTTCAG ACAGCTTTACTAAACCGCCTGGAGCGAATTTTCGAAGCATGTTTTCCTTCAATATTTATCCCTGATACTGAAGAAGAAGTTACTTCCCTGAAGCACTTGCTGGAAACAAGCACCTTCCCAATAAAAACAAGAGAGGCCTTAGCTGAAAGTGG GGAACTGCTGGATGTGTGGACCGAGCTACAGGACATCCACGATGCACATGGCTTGAGATATCAGTGGGGTGGCTCCCATAGCAACAAGAAGCTTTTGTGCTCCTTGGGAATAGACACCCGAAACATT CTCTTCACGGGTAACAAGAAGCAGCCTGTTATAGTGCCCATGTATGCAGCAGGATTG GGTATGTTAGAACCCACCAAGGAACCATTGAAACCACTATCTGCTGCAGAAAAAATCGCTTCCATTGGTCAGACAAACACCATGTCACCAGAAATGAACACATGTACATCTGACCAATTTCAG